From Cricetulus griseus strain 17A/GY chromosome 1 unlocalized genomic scaffold, alternate assembly CriGri-PICRH-1.0 chr1_0, whole genome shotgun sequence, a single genomic window includes:
- the LOC100769519 gene encoding olfactory receptor 6C6: protein MKNQSVEIVFILLGLTDDPQLQILIFLFLFFNYILSLMGNLVIILLTLLDSRLKTPMYFFLRNFSFLEIAFTSSCIPRFLISSLTGDKTISYGACLTQLFFFFLLLITEFYLLAAMSYDRYVAICKPLHYPIIMNSKVCHLLVISSWVTGFLSIFPPLMLGLKLEFCASKLIDHFLCDTSPVLQLSCTDTRFIEWMAFVIAVMTLVITLILVILSYTLIIKTILKFPSAQQRKKAFSTCSSHMVVVSITYGSCIFMYMKTSAKERVTLNKGVAVLNTSVAPLLNPFIYTLRNQQVKDAFKQMLHKLCSSQNNGLRFRPQ from the coding sequence ATGAAGAACCAGTCAGTAGAGATTGTGTTCATTTTGCTGGGACTGACAGATGACCCTCAGCTACAAATTctgattttcctgtttctgtttttcaattaCATCTTAAGCCTGATGGGGAACTTAGTGATCATCCTCCTCACCCTGCTGGATTCCCGCCTCAAGACTCCAATGTATTTCTTCCTCAGGAATTTCTCCTTCTTAGAAATTGCATTCACATCTTCCTGCATTCCACGATTCTTGATAAGCAGTCTCACTGGTGACAAAACAATTTCCTATGGAGCTTGTCTGACTCAATTATTCTTCTTCTTTCTATTACTAATCACAGAGTTTTACCTCCTGGCTGCCATGTCCTATGATCGCTATGTAGCCATCTGCAAACCACTGCATTACCCCATCATCATGAACAGCAAAGTGTGTCACCTACTGGTCATCAGCTCCTGGGTGACTGGGTTCTTGTCCATCTTCCCCCCTTTGATGTTGGGACTCAAACTGGAATTCTGTGCTTCCAAACTGATAGATCACTTCCTATGTGACACTTCTCCTGTCCTCCAGCTGTCTTGCACAGATACACGTTTCATAGAATGGATGGCTTTTGTCATAGCTGTAATGACACTTGTCATTACCTTGATCTTGGTGATCCTCTCTTACACACTCATCATCAAAACCATCCTAAAGTTCCCTTCAGCTCAACAACGGAAAAAGGCCTTTTCCACCTGCTCCTCACACATGGTCGTTGTCTCCATCACTTATGGGAGTTGTATCTTCATGTACATGAAAACATCAGCCAAGGAGAGGGTGACTTTAAATAAAGGTGTAGCTGTGCTCAACACTTCTGTGGCCCCTCTGCTAAACCCTTTCATTTACACCCTAAGGAACCAGCAGGTGAAGGATGCTTTCAAACAGATGCTTCACAAATTGTGTTCTTCTCAAAACAATGGGTTAAGATTTAGGCCCCAATAG